The following are encoded in a window of Roseimaritima ulvae genomic DNA:
- a CDS encoding DUF1501 domain-containing protein — protein MTTHKTCDGVLRRDVLRAGALGAGGLTLGGYLRMAQAGQVRPSGAKSAIFIELPGGPSHLDTFDLKPNAGDEFRGSFKPISTNVPGIQISEHLPKLAACTDKYAILRGVSHTLAAHALGREYVCTGSRPLASLEYPSYGAVMSMQSPSIAQLPSNVAIPRSSHGAGFLGIRYSALNTNTAPAAGRPFSVRGVSLSRGVTVEQVQRRQDLLQDLDQRFAGLDQSNQLIDGLDEFSQQAHALITSPKARQAFDISKEPASFAAQFGEDSFGLSCLLALRLVESGVRFVTVQLGGWDTHQDNFTKLSTNLLPKLDAGLSGLFTGLEQRGLLDSTAVLATGEFGRTPKINSRSAEGGRDHYPRCMFMLMAGGGVRGGQVVGESDATAAGPAHEAITPDDVAASFYHNLGIDPQLEFQTETGRPITLVRDGKVIPQLFS, from the coding sequence ATGACTACTCATAAGACATGTGATGGGGTGCTGCGTCGCGACGTGTTGCGAGCCGGAGCGTTGGGGGCCGGAGGATTAACGCTGGGCGGCTACCTGCGGATGGCCCAGGCGGGGCAAGTTCGTCCCAGCGGCGCCAAGTCGGCGATCTTTATCGAATTGCCCGGCGGTCCATCGCACCTCGATACGTTTGACTTAAAGCCCAACGCGGGGGACGAATTCCGCGGCAGCTTTAAGCCGATTTCGACCAACGTACCGGGGATTCAAATTTCCGAGCACCTGCCCAAGCTGGCTGCATGCACCGACAAGTACGCGATTTTGCGCGGGGTCAGCCACACGCTGGCCGCCCATGCTCTGGGCCGTGAGTACGTTTGCACCGGGTCGCGACCGTTGGCATCGCTGGAATACCCCAGTTACGGCGCGGTGATGTCGATGCAGTCGCCCTCGATCGCTCAGCTGCCTTCGAACGTCGCCATTCCCCGCAGCAGTCACGGCGCGGGGTTCTTGGGAATTCGTTACTCCGCCCTGAACACCAACACTGCGCCCGCAGCCGGACGACCCTTCAGCGTCCGCGGGGTGTCACTGTCGCGTGGGGTCACGGTCGAACAGGTGCAACGACGTCAAGACCTGCTGCAGGACTTGGATCAGCGTTTCGCCGGATTGGACCAATCCAATCAGTTGATCGACGGGCTGGATGAATTCAGCCAACAAGCCCACGCATTGATCACGTCGCCAAAGGCTCGCCAAGCCTTTGACATCAGCAAAGAACCGGCCAGCTTTGCCGCGCAGTTCGGCGAAGACTCGTTTGGGTTAAGTTGTTTGTTGGCGCTGCGGTTGGTGGAATCCGGAGTGCGGTTTGTAACCGTGCAGCTGGGCGGCTGGGATACACACCAGGATAACTTCACCAAGTTGAGTACCAACCTGTTGCCGAAATTGGATGCCGGGTTGAGTGGATTGTTCACCGGTCTGGAGCAACGCGGGTTGCTCGATTCGACCGCCGTGTTGGCGACCGGCGAATTCGGCCGCACGCCCAAGATCAACAGTCGCAGCGCCGAAGGCGGCCGCGATCATTATCCCCGCTGCATGTTCATGTTGATGGCCGGCGGCGGCGTGCGTGGTGGTCAGGTGGTGGGAGAAAGTGACGCCACGGCGGCCGGTCCGGCTCACGAAGCCATCACCCCGGACGACGTAGCGGCCAGCTTCTACCACAACCTGGGCATCGATCCGCAGTTGGAGTTCCAAACCGAAACCGGTCGCCCGATCACCCTGGTCCGCGACGGCAAGGTGATTCCGCAACTGTTCAGCTAA
- a CDS encoding TylF/MycF/NovP-related O-methyltransferase, producing MILRNAWLQRLLGGGAAERLGIRMASLLEYASLRAHKDPDVLQHIRRSRWKRKTLVTFNEAYMVNSLAASVAGMPGDLAEVGVYEGSTARLLCEQKGDAALHLFDTFEGLPAGVLKSEQVMYRPHQYSCSLESVQEFLSDFADVHFYKGYFPDSAASLPAGRRFSFVHFDVDLYQSTLDCLKFFYPQMLPSGIMLSHDYSILEGVRQAFTEFLTDKPENLIELPTTQCMLVKR from the coding sequence ATGATCCTACGCAACGCTTGGCTGCAAAGACTGCTCGGCGGAGGCGCGGCCGAACGCCTGGGGATCCGCATGGCTTCTTTGCTGGAATACGCCAGCCTGCGAGCTCACAAAGATCCCGATGTGCTGCAACACATCCGCCGCTCGCGTTGGAAACGTAAAACCCTAGTCACCTTCAACGAAGCCTACATGGTGAATTCCCTGGCCGCTTCGGTCGCCGGGATGCCGGGAGATCTGGCCGAAGTGGGCGTCTATGAAGGCAGCACCGCGCGGTTGCTGTGCGAACAAAAAGGCGATGCGGCATTGCATTTGTTCGATACCTTTGAAGGACTGCCCGCCGGAGTCCTAAAATCCGAACAGGTGATGTACCGGCCCCATCAATACAGTTGCTCACTGGAATCGGTGCAAGAATTCTTGAGCGACTTTGCGGACGTGCATTTCTACAAAGGCTACTTTCCCGATTCGGCGGCGAGCCTGCCCGCGGGACGACGATTCAGCTTTGTCCACTTCGATGTCGACCTGTACCAAAGCACACTCGACTGCTTGAAATTTTTCTATCCGCAAATGCTGCCCAGCGGGATCATGCTGTCGCACGACTATTCAATCCTGGAAGGCGTGCGCCAAGCTTTTACCGAATTCCTGACCGACAAACCGGAAAATCTGATCGAACTGCCCACCACTCAGTGCATGCTGGTCAAACGGTAA
- a CDS encoding P-II family nitrogen regulator, translated as MKKVEAIVRHFKLEDVKNALTEQGIHGMTVSEVRGFGRQKGHTEIYRGTEYAIDFVPKVKIEVICTEDNLQLVIDTILQTAQTGQIGDGKIFVTNLEDSIRIRTGERGEDAL; from the coding sequence GTGAAAAAAGTCGAAGCCATCGTCCGTCACTTCAAACTGGAAGATGTCAAAAATGCCCTGACCGAACAGGGTATTCACGGCATGACGGTCAGCGAAGTACGTGGGTTTGGTCGTCAAAAGGGTCACACGGAAATTTATCGCGGTACGGAATATGCGATCGATTTTGTGCCCAAGGTCAAAATCGAAGTCATCTGCACCGAGGATAATCTGCAGTTGGTGATCGACACCATCTTGCAAACCGCTCAGACCGGTCAGATCGGCGACGGCAAAATTTTTGTCACCAATCTGGAAGATTCGATCCGCATCCGTACCGGTGAACGAGGTGAAGACGCGTTATAA
- the glnD gene encoding [protein-PII] uridylyltransferase, protein MASFSGPSLRPAVIQARERLKAGRERIRQHHQSGVAGVQVCTALTDLVDSVILSLWQATVESYADDEALSQAVLVAHGGFGRRDLAPYSDVDLMVVPKTGDSEALQPVASQFTRDIVDAGLQLGFTIRTQTEACRWAWKDATVFSSLAESRLLAGSLQTFQRYFHSLRKGSQRRQQRLIQSVDAARRDERQKWGETNYLLRPNVKRSRGALRDIQLIRWIGFASYGETDLARLVRLGDFPEDDFNRVRAAYSFMLQLRNELHFASGKNQDVLDRASQLDIARRWGYVDHDNHLPVEWFMKDYFEHSRNVRYAVSHFLATTRRNPLLTRSADRMFSKAVDKDIRLGPYHIWVKDRHLQAFARDLPSVLRLMDYANRYQRRIAHRTWEEIRNAMMEQPIGPLDVETGRQFISLLSRPGRLPSLLRRLHELRILEKLIPAMHRARGMLEFNQYHKYTVDAHSIRAVEAATRFDQDESLAGEVYRGLKDKRLLHLALLMHDLGKGYEEEHSQVGYRIALETCPRLGLDQDATETVAKLILLHLTMNNTSSQHDLSDPEIVSRFAATVGSMRMLDLLLIHSMADMKAVGPGVLTDWKRRLLEELYVRTRQYFDSGHLPGEMDEATQTKREEIRHRLRATAGSEAVLQRSETLLASLSALMLQRRDADTLAQQVSAVAQLDEHSSLCWCRSLDEQEATEYTLVRAEQSAIRGLFARAAGTFTAQGLGILRAEVATLQPDIAWDTFVIKNPTTVEGQAQQPQVICNTLCQAIDSEHTPKLNFPRVWKSTAAGQEAVMLLPTRVTFDNETFDKYTVLSLFAYDRPGLLYSIAQTLSDESLLVHFAKISTHLDQVMDIFYVTDREGQQVTSQARQDAVRAALIEAAA, encoded by the coding sequence ATGGCCTCTTTTTCTGGACCTTCTCTACGCCCGGCTGTCATCCAAGCTCGCGAACGGCTGAAAGCGGGTCGTGAGAGAATACGGCAACACCACCAGAGCGGTGTGGCCGGGGTCCAGGTTTGCACCGCGCTGACCGACTTGGTCGACAGCGTGATTCTGTCGTTGTGGCAAGCCACCGTCGAATCGTATGCCGACGACGAAGCTTTGTCGCAAGCCGTGCTGGTCGCTCACGGTGGTTTTGGACGCCGCGACCTGGCGCCCTACAGCGATGTCGACCTGATGGTGGTCCCCAAGACCGGGGATAGCGAAGCCCTGCAGCCGGTGGCCAGCCAGTTCACCCGCGACATCGTGGACGCGGGATTGCAACTAGGCTTTACCATCCGCACCCAAACCGAAGCTTGCCGCTGGGCTTGGAAAGACGCCACCGTGTTCAGCTCGCTGGCCGAATCGCGTCTGCTGGCCGGCAGTCTGCAAACCTTTCAACGCTATTTCCACAGCCTCCGCAAAGGTTCCCAGCGACGCCAACAACGCTTGATCCAATCCGTCGATGCGGCCCGGCGTGACGAGCGACAGAAGTGGGGCGAAACGAACTATCTACTGCGGCCCAATGTCAAACGCTCCCGCGGCGCGTTGCGTGACATCCAACTGATCCGCTGGATCGGCTTTGCCTCCTATGGAGAAACCGACCTCGCGCGACTAGTCCGCTTGGGCGACTTTCCCGAAGACGACTTCAATCGCGTCCGCGCCGCCTACTCGTTCATGCTGCAGCTTCGCAACGAACTGCACTTCGCCTCGGGCAAGAACCAAGACGTGCTCGACCGAGCATCCCAACTGGACATCGCTCGCCGCTGGGGCTATGTCGATCACGATAATCATCTGCCCGTCGAATGGTTCATGAAGGACTACTTCGAACACTCCCGCAACGTGCGGTACGCGGTCTCCCATTTCCTGGCCACCACCCGCCGCAATCCGCTGCTGACCCGCAGTGCCGACCGGATGTTTTCCAAAGCGGTGGACAAGGACATTCGTCTGGGCCCCTATCACATCTGGGTCAAGGACCGGCATCTGCAAGCCTTCGCTCGCGACCTGCCCAGCGTGTTGCGGTTGATGGATTATGCCAACCGCTACCAGCGCCGCATCGCCCATCGCACCTGGGAAGAAATCCGCAACGCAATGATGGAACAGCCCATCGGTCCCTTGGATGTGGAAACCGGCCGGCAGTTTATCTCGCTGCTCAGCCGTCCGGGGCGACTGCCCAGCTTGCTGCGACGGCTGCACGAATTACGGATCTTGGAAAAACTGATCCCCGCCATGCACCGCGCCCGCGGGATGTTGGAATTTAATCAGTACCACAAATACACCGTCGACGCGCACTCGATCCGCGCGGTCGAAGCGGCGACGCGATTTGACCAAGACGAATCGCTGGCCGGCGAGGTCTACCGCGGCCTCAAAGACAAGCGGTTGCTGCACCTGGCTTTGTTGATGCACGACCTGGGCAAAGGCTACGAGGAGGAACACAGCCAAGTCGGGTACCGGATCGCGTTGGAAACCTGTCCGCGACTGGGACTCGATCAGGACGCGACCGAAACGGTGGCCAAACTGATCTTGCTGCACCTGACAATGAACAACACCTCCTCACAGCACGACCTCAGCGATCCGGAAATCGTCTCCCGGTTCGCCGCCACCGTGGGCTCCATGCGGATGTTGGACCTGCTACTGATCCATTCCATGGCCGACATGAAGGCGGTCGGTCCGGGCGTGCTGACCGATTGGAAACGCCGCTTGCTGGAAGAGCTGTATGTCCGCACCCGGCAATACTTTGATTCCGGACACCTGCCCGGTGAAATGGACGAAGCCACCCAAACCAAACGCGAAGAAATTCGCCACCGGCTGCGAGCCACCGCCGGTTCCGAGGCCGTGTTGCAGCGGAGTGAAACACTGCTGGCCAGCCTGAGCGCCTTGATGCTGCAGCGCCGCGATGCCGATACGCTGGCCCAACAGGTTTCCGCCGTGGCTCAGTTGGACGAACACTCCAGCCTCTGCTGGTGCCGATCCTTGGACGAACAAGAGGCCACGGAATACACCTTGGTCCGCGCCGAACAATCGGCCATCCGAGGCTTGTTTGCCCGCGCCGCGGGGACCTTCACCGCGCAAGGCCTGGGCATCCTTCGCGCCGAAGTAGCCACGCTGCAGCCGGACATCGCTTGGGACACGTTTGTGATCAAGAACCCCACCACGGTTGAAGGCCAAGCCCAACAGCCCCAGGTGATCTGCAACACGCTGTGCCAAGCGATCGACAGCGAACACACGCCAAAGTTAAATTTCCCCCGCGTTTGGAAGAGCACCGCAGCGGGACAGGAAGCGGTGATGTTACTGCCCACGCGGGTTACGTTTGATAACGAAACCTTCGACAAATACACGGTACTGAGCCTGTTTGCCTACGACCGTCCGGGGCTGTTGTACTCGATCGCGCAGACCCTGTCCGATGAATCGTTGCTGGTTCACTTTGCCAAGATCTCGACCCATCTAGATCAGGTCATGGACATCTTTTACGTCACCGATCGAGAGGGCCAACAAGTCACCAGCCAAGCCCGCCAGGACGCGGTCCGCGCCGCCTTGATCGAAGCGGCCGCCTAA
- a CDS encoding cob(I)yrinic acid a,c-diamide adenosyltransferase: MKIYTRTGDAGSTGLFGGPRVSKDDHRIEAYGTVDELNAALGMARAAQPGPAIEEALQTVQSELFSLGAELAAPDPDQHQLRLIGTAQIEQLERWIDQHEAELEPLKHFILPSGSSAAAALHLARGICRRAERRLVTLVRHQETKISEELLIYLNRLGDLLFVLARAANQQQGIPETKWQKPTPPAQS; this comes from the coding sequence ATGAAAATCTACACACGAACCGGGGATGCGGGGAGCACCGGCCTGTTTGGTGGCCCGCGGGTGTCCAAAGATGACCATCGCATCGAAGCCTACGGCACGGTCGACGAGCTGAACGCGGCGTTGGGCATGGCCCGCGCAGCCCAGCCGGGTCCGGCGATCGAGGAAGCGCTGCAGACGGTCCAGAGCGAACTGTTTTCGCTGGGCGCCGAGCTGGCCGCCCCTGATCCCGATCAGCATCAATTGCGGCTGATTGGCACCGCCCAGATCGAGCAACTGGAACGCTGGATCGACCAGCACGAAGCGGAGTTGGAACCGCTGAAACACTTTATTTTGCCCTCTGGCAGTTCCGCGGCGGCGGCCCTCCACCTTGCTCGCGGCATTTGTCGCCGCGCCGAACGCCGGTTGGTGACGCTGGTGCGGCACCAGGAAACCAAGATTTCCGAGGAATTATTGATCTACCTGAACCGTCTAGGCGACCTGCTGTTCGTGCTGGCTCGGGCCGCCAACCAGCAGCAGGGGATCCCGGAAACCAAGTGGCAAAAACCGACTCCACCGGCACAATCGTAA
- a CDS encoding DUF1549 and DUF1553 domain-containing protein, with translation MNALPAYRHSRNRTRQSSDTTAPIPNSGEFGYGRWVLLGLLMFVPGTLVAAEPLPGLDVRFAAAETSEVPDFQRHVTPLLGRLGCNGRACHGSFQGRGGLQLSLFGYDFAADHAALMAEHSGRVDADDVEESLIIAKPTDADLHEGGKRYDKHSWQYHVIRNWVAAGAPYDAKQPARLNRLEVVPEEIVFNDEGQQQPLQVIAHWDSGASEDVTAICRFSSNDDSIAEIDEAGLVTAGSVGDTYVVAYYDKAVVPIPVLRPLTDQVGERYPTVQTRTNVDELVVQKLRKLGVTPSGVCSDADFLRRVRLDLTGTLPSPAEVESFLNDTSIDKRAQLVERLFETPEYAAWWATRFSDWTGNSEAQLNNVLPVRGVASKLWFAWLQKRLADNQPYDQLVEGIVAAESRMPGEGYEDYCEAMTEACGRGNEAAFAERDGMPLYWARRNFRSTDERAIGFAYAFMGIRIQCAQCHKHPFDQWSKDDFAQFGRLFQPVIASNNSSPESKAAREKMMAQLELDGLAGGELRRKIGQLAREGKTVPFPELYVRSIKARPQQKNNKNKRRKAPQIYPTGKILGVEETVSLASDPRDRLMEWLRADDNPYFSKALVNRVWANYFGMGLVQPTDDLNLANPPVNVPLMDYLSQGFIRSGFDLQWLHREIVLSDTYQRSWQPNDTNAADKRNFSHYIPHRLPAEVVHDAVLLATAGDASADELRQSFNRLAIGGSMPPQYRGQRNYALSVFGQSIRETNCDCDRSDDSSLLQSVYLRNDTEIHMRLSDKKGWVAEACRAMKVPGPVAQAQDTTERLQRQKKNYQRMLAAKRKQLQQLNGKQLAARETKIKAEMQRLRDRLAELDGDSPALPGDKPAVTEEATESIGEAVQQAYLRTLCRYPEPAELQRSVAFVHESPTVAEGLESVMWSLINTKEFILNH, from the coding sequence GTGAATGCTTTGCCAGCCTATCGCCACTCCCGTAACCGAACTCGCCAGAGTTCGGACACCACGGCCCCCATTCCAAACTCTGGCGAGTTCGGCTACGGGAGGTGGGTGCTGCTGGGGCTGCTGATGTTTGTCCCCGGCACGCTTGTCGCCGCCGAGCCCCTGCCTGGTTTGGACGTGCGGTTCGCCGCGGCCGAGACCAGCGAGGTGCCCGATTTCCAGCGGCATGTGACGCCGCTGCTGGGACGCTTGGGGTGCAACGGACGGGCTTGCCATGGTTCTTTTCAAGGCCGTGGCGGATTGCAATTGTCCCTGTTCGGCTACGACTTTGCCGCCGACCACGCGGCCTTGATGGCCGAACACAGCGGGCGGGTGGATGCCGATGATGTGGAAGAGAGTCTGATCATCGCCAAGCCTACCGATGCGGATCTACACGAGGGCGGCAAACGCTATGATAAGCACAGCTGGCAGTATCATGTGATCCGCAATTGGGTCGCCGCCGGAGCTCCTTACGACGCCAAGCAACCGGCTCGCTTGAACCGCTTGGAAGTTGTGCCTGAAGAGATCGTGTTTAACGACGAAGGACAACAGCAACCGCTGCAGGTGATTGCTCATTGGGACAGCGGAGCCAGCGAGGACGTAACCGCGATTTGTCGCTTTTCCAGCAATGACGATTCGATTGCGGAAATCGACGAAGCCGGTTTGGTGACCGCCGGTTCGGTGGGAGATACCTATGTGGTGGCGTACTACGACAAAGCGGTTGTGCCGATTCCCGTATTGCGACCGCTGACCGATCAGGTGGGCGAGCGATATCCCACGGTGCAAACCCGGACCAACGTCGATGAGTTGGTGGTGCAGAAACTGCGAAAACTGGGCGTCACACCATCGGGCGTTTGCAGCGACGCGGATTTTTTGCGGCGTGTCCGTTTGGATTTGACCGGTACCCTGCCCTCCCCCGCGGAGGTCGAATCGTTTCTTAATGACACCTCCATTGACAAACGGGCTCAGTTGGTGGAACGGCTGTTCGAAACACCTGAATACGCGGCCTGGTGGGCCACGCGGTTTTCGGATTGGACCGGCAACAGCGAAGCGCAGCTGAACAACGTGCTGCCGGTCCGCGGCGTGGCTTCCAAACTGTGGTTTGCCTGGTTGCAAAAACGCCTCGCCGACAACCAGCCGTATGACCAATTGGTGGAAGGCATCGTGGCCGCGGAAAGCCGCATGCCGGGCGAAGGCTACGAGGACTACTGCGAGGCCATGACGGAGGCGTGTGGGCGCGGTAATGAAGCAGCCTTTGCCGAGCGGGACGGTATGCCCTTGTACTGGGCCCGCCGCAATTTCCGTTCGACCGACGAACGCGCTATCGGTTTTGCCTACGCGTTTATGGGCATCCGGATTCAGTGTGCGCAGTGTCATAAACATCCCTTCGATCAATGGTCCAAGGACGACTTTGCTCAGTTCGGTCGTCTGTTCCAACCCGTGATCGCCAGCAACAACAGCAGTCCGGAAAGCAAGGCCGCCCGTGAAAAAATGATGGCCCAGTTGGAACTCGATGGGCTCGCCGGCGGTGAGCTGCGACGGAAAATTGGCCAGCTGGCTCGGGAAGGCAAGACCGTGCCCTTCCCGGAATTGTACGTGCGATCGATCAAAGCTCGCCCGCAGCAAAAAAACAATAAAAACAAACGCCGCAAGGCGCCACAGATCTATCCCACCGGCAAGATCTTGGGTGTGGAAGAAACTGTCAGTTTGGCCAGCGATCCACGCGATCGGTTAATGGAATGGTTGCGTGCGGACGACAATCCTTACTTCTCCAAGGCGTTGGTCAATCGTGTGTGGGCCAATTACTTCGGCATGGGCTTGGTGCAACCCACCGACGATCTGAATCTGGCTAATCCTCCGGTCAACGTTCCCCTGATGGACTACCTGTCGCAAGGGTTCATCCGCAGCGGCTTTGATCTGCAGTGGTTGCATCGTGAGATTGTCCTGTCCGACACCTATCAACGCAGTTGGCAGCCCAACGACACCAACGCCGCGGATAAACGCAATTTCAGTCACTACATCCCCCATCGTCTGCCGGCCGAAGTGGTGCACGATGCCGTGTTGTTGGCAACCGCCGGAGACGCCTCCGCTGACGAGTTGCGGCAATCCTTCAACCGCTTGGCGATCGGCGGTAGCATGCCGCCGCAGTATCGCGGGCAACGCAATTACGCGTTGTCGGTGTTCGGACAATCGATCCGGGAAACCAACTGCGACTGCGATCGATCGGATGATTCCAGTTTGTTGCAGTCCGTCTATCTGCGCAACGATACTGAAATTCATATGCGGTTGAGCGACAAGAAGGGCTGGGTCGCGGAAGCCTGTCGGGCGATGAAGGTGCCCGGCCCGGTGGCTCAAGCTCAAGACACAACCGAACGCTTACAGCGACAGAAGAAAAATTACCAACGAATGTTGGCGGCCAAGCGTAAGCAGCTGCAACAGCTGAACGGCAAACAGCTTGCCGCCCGCGAGACCAAAATCAAAGCCGAGATGCAGCGGTTGCGGGACCGTCTGGCCGAACTCGACGGTGACTCCCCTGCCCTGCCCGGCGACAAACCGGCGGTAACGGAGGAAGCCACCGAGTCGATCGGCGAAGCGGTGCAGCAAGCCTACCTGCGGACCCTCTGTCGTTATCCCGAACCCGCCGAACTGCAACGGTCGGTGGCCTTTGTGCACGAGTCGCCCACGGTCGCCGAAGGCCTGGAGAGCGTGATGTGGTCGCTGATCAATACCAAAGAATTCATTTTGAATCACTAA
- a CDS encoding ROK family protein, with protein sequence MSDNSNASDAVWIGFDLGGTKMLAVAYDNDLKPLGRRRRKTKGADGAESGLERIEATIADALEDAEVERDRVAGIGIGCPGPVDPIKGHILTAVNLGWDDVPVAAELTKRFKCPTWVLNDVDAGVYGEYRFGAARGARCAVGIFPGTGIGGGCVYDDIILHGKNITCMEIGHTRISSSSRTSGFDLTGTLEAEASRMTIAAEAAKAAYRGDAPYLLKHAGTDLSDIRSGALAQSVANGDKAIKELIESTCETIGIGVVNIVHLLAPDMIVLGGGLVEAMEELIVSTVKKTARRHCLEPYRNTFDVVPAKLGDDAAVLGAAAWARKKADV encoded by the coding sequence ATGAGCGATAATTCCAATGCTTCAGATGCGGTATGGATCGGCTTTGATTTGGGCGGCACCAAAATGTTGGCTGTGGCCTACGACAACGATCTGAAGCCGCTGGGTCGTCGCCGCCGCAAAACCAAGGGAGCCGATGGAGCCGAATCGGGACTGGAGCGGATCGAAGCCACGATCGCCGATGCCCTGGAAGACGCCGAAGTCGAACGCGACCGGGTCGCCGGCATCGGCATCGGCTGCCCGGGACCGGTCGACCCCATCAAAGGCCACATCCTGACGGCCGTGAACCTGGGCTGGGACGACGTGCCGGTCGCCGCCGAGCTGACCAAACGATTCAAATGCCCCACCTGGGTGCTGAACGACGTCGATGCTGGCGTGTATGGCGAGTACCGCTTCGGAGCCGCCCGAGGGGCTCGTTGCGCGGTGGGCATTTTTCCCGGTACCGGCATCGGCGGCGGCTGTGTGTATGACGACATCATCCTGCACGGCAAAAACATCACCTGCATGGAAATCGGCCACACCCGGATCAGCAGCAGCTCGCGGACCAGCGGCTTCGACCTGACCGGGACCCTGGAAGCCGAAGCCAGTCGGATGACGATCGCTGCTGAAGCGGCCAAAGCGGCGTATCGCGGCGATGCTCCCTACCTGCTAAAACACGCCGGCACCGACCTCAGCGATATCCGCAGCGGCGCCCTGGCGCAGTCGGTGGCCAACGGCGATAAAGCCATCAAGGAACTGATCGAATCGACCTGCGAAACCATCGGCATCGGCGTGGTCAACATCGTCCACCTGCTGGCCCCCGACATGATCGTGCTGGGCGGCGGACTGGTCGAAGCCATGGAAGAGCTGATCGTTTCTACGGTCAAAAAAACCGCTCGCCGACACTGCCTGGAACCGTACCGCAACACCTTTGACGTGGTGCCCGCCAAACTGGGCGACGACGCCGCCGTGCTGGGCGCAGCCGCCTGGGCCCGCAAAAAAGCCGACGTCTAA
- a CDS encoding RNA polymerase sigma factor — MFPAKSTPDPSERLAGTAALSRAEVDRLYAEVAPGLQRFLHSLLGCEADAADCLQDCFAVLVARGGECLPAARKAWLYSVARNQAAALVRRRATGRRATERRGIEQTQAEPPGSVWDVADLAIRAERQQQVRVAIESLRPEQRQVVELRIQEDLTFKEIAQRLNIPLGTALSRMHKALQRLAEGLQDPPEI, encoded by the coding sequence GTGTTTCCTGCTAAGTCCACTCCTGATCCCTCGGAACGACTGGCGGGAACGGCTGCCCTGTCACGGGCAGAAGTGGATCGGTTGTACGCCGAAGTAGCTCCGGGATTGCAGCGGTTTCTGCACTCCTTGTTGGGCTGCGAAGCGGATGCGGCGGATTGCTTGCAGGACTGTTTCGCGGTCTTGGTGGCGCGCGGTGGCGAATGTCTGCCGGCTGCACGTAAGGCATGGCTGTACTCGGTCGCTCGCAATCAAGCGGCCGCGTTGGTGCGACGACGAGCGACGGGACGACGGGCTACCGAGCGGCGTGGAATCGAACAGACGCAGGCGGAACCACCGGGCTCGGTCTGGGATGTGGCGGATTTGGCGATCCGCGCCGAACGACAACAACAAGTACGAGTCGCCATCGAAAGCTTGCGGCCGGAACAACGCCAAGTGGTCGAACTGCGAATCCAGGAAGACTTAACCTTTAAAGAAATTGCACAGCGATTGAACATCCCGCTCGGCACCGCCCTGTCACGCATGCACAAGGCGCTGCAGCGATTGGCCGAGGGCCTGCAGGATCCGCCTGAGATTTGA